One Malania oleifera isolate guangnan ecotype guangnan chromosome 10, ASM2987363v1, whole genome shotgun sequence genomic region harbors:
- the LOC131166781 gene encoding uncharacterized protein LOC131166781, whose translation MLLQLPEAEGKAKAKVFLESAKCFHDDQHHTANSIREVEEEERERIKKPHYNNALPRPYQKSKHSKCRVSIRTKNASFDCNGAPLDPSVYFRADAGATPEGIQIRSDQHGHEEHYYQEDFTASPIPRRRSSRRRHLRSQSSHVDRVNLEDIGVARKSSCSRRRERSRRGLQVVIEDEHHQKDEEERMIDKLLLHYSKKPSAYEPENVKQKLRASPLHRNSLDVAELKHHRSRDAPEVKSEKVSTTVRSSSLPREQAPPLEAAKTLPVPLSSSQIC comes from the exons ATGCTGCTGCAGTTGCCAGAAGCAGAAGGAAAAGCAAAAGCTAAAGTGTTTTTGGAAAGTGCAAAGTGCTTTCAT GATGACCAACACCATACTGCTAATTCCATTAGGGAAgttgaggaagaagaaagagagaggataAAAAAGCCACACTACAATAATGCCCTCCCTCGTCCCTATCAGAAATCGAAACATAGCAAGTGTAGGGTTAGTATACGGACTAAGAATGCTAGTTTTGATTGTAATGGAGCCCCACTAGACCCTTCAGTCTACTTTAGAGCTGATGCTGGTGCTACACCAGAGGGGATCCAAATACGATCAGATCAACATGGCCATGAGGAACATTATTATCAGGAAGATTTCACTGCCAGCCCTATACCAAGACGAAGATCATCCAGGAGGAGACACTTAAGATCGCAGTCCAGTCATGTTGATAGGGTCAATTTAGAAGATATTGGTGTTGCAAGGAAAAGTTCATGTAGCAGGAGAAGGGAAAGATCTAGACGGGGCTTGCAAGTGGTGATTGAGGATGAGCATCATCAGAAGGATGAAGAGGAAAGAATGATTGACAAACTGCTGTTGCATTATAGTAAGAAACCATCAGCCTACGAACCAGAAAATGTGAAACAAAAATTAAGAGCCAGTCCTTTGCACCGCAATTCCCTTGATGTTGCTGAATTGAAGCACCACAGAAGTAGAGATGCGCCTGAAGTGAAATCTGAGAAGGTTTCTACCACAGTAAGATCATCTTCTCTTCCTCGGGAACAAGCACCTCCATTGGAGGCTGCAAAAACATTACCCGTGCCTCTTTCCTCTAGCCAAATATGTTGA